The uncultured Desulfobulbus sp. genome window below encodes:
- a CDS encoding glycosyltransferase family 4 protein: MKISWWLAFRGKTIPQLEGIRAAACRFVHFEQGQLDFLLPGMSDVMPYPSAVFGQLTIAQIERYEEAFSEVLDQAVEACTPDIIHSHHLWLASAIIRKRFPSLAMVTSCHSTDLRQFQQCPHLRERGLTPCQQIDRILALSRYQAAQIQALYKIPAERIDIVGGGFDSARFSLQKKEAGPPVQLLSAGKLSLAKGVDCLLRAIRSFDPRRVHLHLVGSGSGPEEQCCLALAREAGDLVSVQGRLNQEELARLMGQFMGANGFSLGSCKPSVKRRMSLTPVSSS; this comes from the coding sequence ATGAAAATTTCTTGGTGGCTGGCCTTTCGGGGGAAAACGATACCGCAGTTAGAAGGTATCCGTGCCGCTGCCTGTCGCTTCGTCCATTTTGAGCAGGGGCAGCTCGATTTTCTTCTTCCCGGCATGAGTGATGTCATGCCGTACCCCAGTGCCGTGTTCGGTCAGCTGACAATAGCCCAGATTGAGCGCTATGAAGAGGCCTTCTCAGAAGTGCTCGATCAGGCCGTGGAAGCCTGTACTCCCGATATTATCCACAGCCATCACCTCTGGTTGGCCTCTGCCATCATCCGAAAACGTTTCCCCTCTCTGGCAATGGTCACTTCCTGCCATTCCACCGATCTGCGCCAGTTTCAGCAGTGTCCGCATCTACGCGAGCGGGGCCTTACTCCCTGCCAACAGATAGACAGGATCCTTGCGCTCAGCCGCTATCAGGCCGCACAGATCCAAGCATTATATAAGATCCCGGCAGAGCGGATCGATATCGTTGGAGGCGGCTTTGACTCTGCCCGTTTTTCGCTCCAGAAAAAAGAAGCGGGGCCACCGGTGCAGTTGCTCTCTGCCGGAAAACTCAGCCTGGCCAAAGGCGTGGACTGTTTGCTTCGAGCAATTCGTTCCTTTGATCCACGTCGTGTCCATCTTCACCTGGTGGGGTCAGGTTCGGGGCCAGAAGAACAGTGCTGTCTTGCGCTCGCTAGAGAGGCGGGAGACCTGGTGAGCGTTCAAGGTCGGTTGAACCAGGAGGAACTGGCCCGGCTCATGGGCCAGTTCATGGGGGCCAACGGATTCTCTCTGGGGAGTTGTAAGCCATCGGTGAAAAGAAGAATGTCGCTGACCCCGGTAAGTTCCTCATAG
- a CDS encoding LysR substrate-binding domain-containing protein, translated as METKQLRYFRAVAEELHFGRAAKKLNISQPPLSQQIKKFEDELGIDLFTRNKRFVSLTPAGKHLLLEAKEILAKIDRAYESLRAVATGEEGHLALGYIGPALDTPLADRIRAFKQRYPKVQLGLVEMPTNAQLQAVLSGEIDAGVVRLFRHDTTGLGCVKFHQESYALAVPKGHPLAPKRAVQIKDLAQEEFIFFPRSSQPHLYDEWMRIFALHGFSPKIVQEAVTKSAALSLAAASIGIAIVPESIQKRAPEQIVFKQLIGECPSLEIHIVFKENMPSTSRDNFLQILKEQIGR; from the coding sequence ATGGAAACAAAACAGCTTCGATACTTTCGCGCAGTGGCTGAAGAACTCCACTTTGGGAGGGCTGCAAAAAAACTCAACATTTCTCAGCCCCCTTTGAGTCAACAGATTAAAAAATTTGAAGATGAACTCGGTATAGACCTGTTTACCAGAAATAAGCGCTTTGTTTCCCTGACTCCTGCGGGGAAGCACCTTCTGTTGGAAGCAAAGGAGATATTGGCGAAAATTGACCGCGCCTACGAAAGTTTGCGGGCGGTCGCCACAGGAGAAGAGGGGCACCTTGCTCTTGGCTATATAGGTCCGGCGTTGGATACGCCTCTTGCTGACAGGATCAGAGCATTTAAACAGCGATACCCAAAAGTACAATTGGGCCTGGTGGAAATGCCGACCAATGCCCAGCTGCAGGCGGTTTTGAGCGGCGAAATCGATGCGGGTGTGGTGCGACTATTTCGACATGACACCACCGGGCTGGGCTGTGTCAAATTTCATCAGGAATCATATGCCCTCGCCGTACCCAAAGGACATCCTTTAGCCCCAAAAAGGGCTGTGCAGATCAAGGACCTCGCCCAGGAGGAATTCATTTTTTTCCCCCGATCATCCCAGCCCCACCTTTATGATGAGTGGATGCGGATCTTTGCCCTCCATGGCTTCAGCCCCAAAATTGTGCAAGAGGCTGTCACCAAATCCGCAGCCCTATCTCTGGCTGCAGCATCGATAGGTATCGCTATTGTTCCGGAGAGTATCCAAAAAAGAGCTCCAGAACAGATAGTCTTCAAACAACTCATTGGCGAATGCCCATCCCTTGAAATCCACATCGTCTTCAAAGAGAACATGCCAAGCACAAGCAGGGATAACTTCTTGCAGATTCTAAAAGAACAAATCGGACGATAA
- a CDS encoding aldo/keto reductase, which translates to MNQVMHYRMLGNSEIQVSAVGLGCMGLSEFYGPALPKEQGAKLIHHALDLGINFFDTADMYGSGHNEELIAKALTGKRDQAVIATKFGIVRNKGEYARTINGKPEYVRSACHESLKRLQTDYIDLYYIHRVDTETPIEETIGEMAKLVAEGKVRAIGISEPSVQTIRRAHAIYPLTAVQTEYSMLTRDPEKEILPLTRELGISFVPYSPICRGLLGDQVIKADDSEDFRNALPRFQGGAYKNNKEIAERLSKIAQRKGASVAQLSLAWVMAQGVNIVPIPGTTKNKNLEANAAAVHLDLTSSDLCDIEEILHSVKVQGARYTAEGMKGVNV; encoded by the coding sequence ATGAATCAGGTTATGCACTATAGGATGCTGGGAAACAGTGAAATTCAGGTCTCGGCTGTAGGGTTAGGCTGCATGGGGCTCAGTGAATTTTATGGACCCGCTCTGCCAAAAGAACAAGGGGCGAAACTAATTCATCATGCCCTTGATCTGGGAATCAATTTTTTTGACACCGCAGATATGTATGGCAGTGGGCACAATGAAGAACTCATTGCGAAGGCCCTGACTGGGAAACGTGATCAGGCGGTGATTGCAACCAAGTTTGGCATAGTCCGCAACAAAGGCGAATACGCCAGAACCATTAACGGCAAGCCGGAGTACGTTCGTTCAGCCTGCCATGAGAGTTTGAAACGATTACAAACCGATTACATCGATTTGTACTACATCCACCGAGTGGATACAGAGACCCCCATTGAAGAGACAATTGGTGAGATGGCAAAGTTGGTGGCTGAGGGAAAAGTCAGAGCTATTGGTATCAGTGAGCCATCGGTACAAACCATACGCAGGGCGCATGCAATTTATCCCCTGACAGCAGTGCAAACAGAATACTCTATGCTCACCCGAGATCCAGAAAAAGAGATTCTCCCTCTGACCAGAGAGCTGGGTATTTCCTTTGTCCCTTACAGTCCGATCTGCCGTGGTTTGTTGGGCGATCAGGTTATCAAGGCAGATGATTCTGAAGATTTCCGCAATGCTTTGCCCCGGTTTCAAGGAGGTGCCTACAAAAACAACAAGGAGATTGCGGAGAGGCTCTCAAAAATAGCCCAAAGGAAAGGGGCCAGTGTAGCTCAGCTTTCACTGGCTTGGGTCATGGCACAAGGAGTGAATATTGTGCCGATTCCAGGAACCACGAAAAATAAAAATTTGGAGGCCAATGCCGCGGCAGTACATCTTGATCTGACTTCCAGTGATCTTTGTGATATCGAAGAAATTTTGCATTCTGTGAAGGTGCAGGGGGCGCGCTATACAGCTGAGGGGATGAAAGGCGTGAATGTGTGA
- a CDS encoding tetratricopeptide repeat protein, with the protein MEQRIFNIIKNNQGYKILVKYFVILLSFFLINSENSLAMLTSSQSSSRDEGGRDYVIDDLTRLAPAKNNETTFPPNNFWRYFECVNGIQPSDPEKIAQACMQAAADGDDRASLLVALLYFIGKGVPEDERKGLEWLRRSSDLDNPIAQLTLAFIELIKPKPDFASAFHLAKESYDAGFVEAGFLLALVYLDGKGVEKNYAIAKKYLLELDPKFPEAQYVLGGMALKGYGGPVDLELAIQYLTSAAESGCLSAMDLLAFVYLENKGHQNEKCARKWLERCAQEKYPNCQYNLGYMYEKGLGGEQNDDNALRYYRLAAQNNHIAAQYKLGLAYDKGRGVLPDYQNAVYWIMVAANGGYPDAQNVLGTFYANGTGVGKNQNLAAKWFRKAAEQGNLNAKANLWQMFLRNELKQSSRKQCLLWLKEAAASGHPMAEHCLGLLYLDGTYVKQDSGQAWKLIELAANAGYAPAQHDLGVKYRDGMTEKESYAEALKWFDKAAKQGDRISATEIGIFYLYGKGVIQDFAKAFSLLSDNAAEGVALAQYHLSLMYLFGQGIPKNGETAFFWMEKATASEDPRIAAGVYLMLGNFYCNGVGVEKNVAYALACYETSASKGNSAGAYNAGGFYLEGIGTSKNLEKAVKYLTMAMEGGHAEAPRLLGELYYNGKLATDLNKAKYFGQIALQRGDVKAAAFLKAIKNLELVEKNPLYVKYKQGVRSINKGDLELAETTFRELLAYPEFAGQSYLNLGIIFGMKKNYGASIDNFQKALQIDPQNADTWGNLGYTYMQMGWWQKAVDALKTALKWDPNHQRSQVNLRNARKILMEIKTHGKASVIQLRGDLREEVIA; encoded by the coding sequence ATGGAGCAAAGAATATTTAATATCATAAAGAATAATCAAGGATATAAAATTTTGGTAAAGTATTTTGTGATTTTACTATCGTTTTTCCTGATAAATAGTGAAAACTCGTTAGCTATGCTCACTAGTTCACAATCTTCATCCAGAGATGAAGGTGGTCGGGATTATGTCATAGATGATTTAACTAGACTAGCGCCTGCAAAAAATAATGAAACTACGTTTCCGCCGAATAATTTTTGGAGATATTTTGAATGTGTAAATGGAATTCAACCGTCTGATCCAGAAAAAATTGCTCAAGCCTGTATGCAAGCTGCTGCTGATGGCGATGATAGGGCAAGCTTGCTCGTTGCACTTCTTTATTTCATTGGGAAAGGTGTCCCCGAAGATGAAAGGAAGGGGCTGGAATGGTTAAGGCGATCGTCAGACTTGGATAATCCTATTGCTCAGCTTACTCTTGCCTTCATTGAACTGATCAAGCCAAAGCCAGATTTCGCAAGTGCATTTCATTTGGCGAAGGAATCCTATGATGCGGGGTTTGTTGAAGCTGGTTTTTTGCTTGCTCTTGTTTATCTGGATGGAAAAGGTGTCGAGAAAAATTACGCTATTGCTAAAAAATATCTCCTCGAACTCGATCCGAAATTTCCAGAGGCCCAATATGTCCTTGGGGGCATGGCTTTGAAAGGGTATGGAGGACCGGTTGATTTGGAGTTAGCAATCCAATATTTGACGTCAGCGGCAGAGTCTGGGTGTCTGTCTGCCATGGACTTACTTGCTTTTGTATATCTTGAAAATAAGGGCCATCAAAACGAAAAATGTGCACGTAAATGGCTGGAGCGCTGTGCACAAGAGAAGTATCCAAACTGTCAGTACAATTTGGGGTATATGTATGAGAAGGGGCTGGGTGGGGAGCAAAACGATGACAATGCGCTACGTTATTATCGACTAGCGGCCCAAAACAATCATATTGCTGCACAATATAAATTGGGATTGGCATATGATAAAGGAAGGGGCGTCCTTCCTGATTATCAAAATGCAGTTTATTGGATCATGGTAGCTGCTAATGGTGGTTATCCAGATGCGCAAAATGTACTTGGGACTTTTTACGCCAACGGTACTGGTGTGGGAAAAAATCAGAATTTAGCTGCCAAATGGTTTAGGAAAGCGGCTGAACAAGGAAATCTCAATGCTAAAGCCAATCTCTGGCAAATGTTTTTGAGGAACGAATTAAAGCAATCGAGCAGGAAACAATGTTTGCTTTGGCTCAAAGAAGCCGCCGCCAGCGGTCACCCTATGGCTGAGCATTGCTTAGGGTTGCTTTATCTCGATGGTACATATGTAAAACAAGATAGTGGGCAAGCATGGAAACTTATCGAGCTTGCTGCAAATGCTGGATATGCTCCTGCTCAACATGATTTGGGGGTTAAGTATCGTGATGGCATGACTGAAAAGGAGAGCTACGCCGAGGCGTTGAAGTGGTTTGATAAAGCTGCCAAACAAGGCGATAGGATATCGGCAACAGAAATTGGTATCTTTTATCTTTATGGTAAGGGAGTCATCCAGGATTTTGCTAAAGCCTTTTCGTTGTTAAGTGATAACGCTGCAGAAGGGGTTGCTTTAGCCCAATATCACCTCAGTTTGATGTATTTATTTGGACAGGGAATCCCCAAGAATGGTGAAACAGCATTCTTTTGGATGGAAAAAGCAACTGCAAGTGAGGATCCTAGAATAGCAGCTGGGGTCTATCTTATGCTCGGAAATTTTTATTGTAACGGGGTCGGTGTAGAGAAAAATGTGGCCTATGCATTGGCCTGCTATGAGACATCCGCAAGCAAGGGAAATTCAGCAGGTGCTTATAACGCTGGCGGCTTCTATCTGGAGGGGATTGGTACGTCAAAGAATCTTGAAAAAGCTGTGAAATACCTGACCATGGCTATGGAAGGAGGACATGCGGAAGCACCGCGTTTACTGGGGGAGCTATACTATAATGGTAAGCTTGCTACTGATCTGAATAAGGCAAAGTATTTTGGCCAGATAGCGTTGCAACGTGGGGACGTGAAGGCAGCCGCTTTTCTCAAAGCGATAAAGAATCTGGAGTTAGTGGAAAAAAATCCTCTTTATGTTAAGTACAAACAAGGTGTTAGGTCGATTAATAAGGGGGACTTAGAATTGGCAGAAACAACATTTCGGGAACTTCTTGCTTATCCCGAGTTTGCAGGGCAAAGCTATCTCAATTTAGGCATTATTTTCGGCATGAAAAAGAATTATGGTGCGTCGATCGATAATTTTCAAAAAGCTTTGCAAATTGATCCGCAAAACGCAGATACCTGGGGAAATCTAGGTTACACGTATATGCAGATGGGATGGTGGCAAAAAGCAGTAGACGCGCTAAAAACTGCTTTGAAATGGGACCCGAATCATCAGCGTTCCCAGGTCAACCTGAGGAATGCCCGAAAAATACTTATGGAAATTAAAACGCATGGCAAAGCTTCAGTCATTCAATTGAGAGGTGATTTACGTGAAGAGGTCATTGCCTAA
- a CDS encoding SulP family inorganic anion transporter, whose translation MQDEFSGCGITPKKNWRDTFFPFLKWRARITRATLRADLLAGITGAVVALPQGVAFATIAGMPPEYGLYTGMIPAIIAALYGSSWLLVSGPTTAASVVLYSALSVYAPPGTPEYVQLALTLTMMVGLVQLIMGLARFGALVNFISHSVVVGFTAGAALLIAASQLKHILGLIIPRTHHFHQTIHAIVLNIEGLNPYALSVGGVTIIAGIACRRLCPKFPSMIASMLLGSFFALGLQFFLGHETVHIATVGALPATLPPLSAPHFTLDIFRKLAPVALATTLFALTEAVSIARSLADRTGQILDGNQEFIGQGLSNIVGSFFSGYVATGSFNRSGLNYQAGAKTPMAAIFGGGILIILGVLVAPLTAYLPNAVMSGILLVVAWSLFDLPHIVKIYRTSFSEAVILTVTFVGTLVLALEFAILLGIMLSLMIYLNRTSHPHVLVRVPDKSYPYRPFTTDPKLPECPQLKIVRIDGSLYFGAVNHVREEIQRIREQSPEQKNLLIVAEGMNFIDMAGAEYLLHLTEEIRQNGGTLYMLGVKEGICTHFRLFKYFLEIGTDNIFETKPEAIAEIYPRLDHSLCKNCKARIFLECESELSSEKIAEALS comes from the coding sequence ATGCAAGATGAGTTCTCAGGATGTGGAATAACTCCCAAAAAAAACTGGCGGGATACCTTTTTTCCCTTTCTTAAGTGGCGGGCTCGCATAACCCGCGCCACCCTGCGGGCCGATCTGCTGGCGGGAATCACCGGCGCTGTCGTCGCCCTCCCTCAGGGAGTCGCCTTTGCCACCATTGCCGGCATGCCTCCCGAGTACGGCCTCTATACCGGTATGATACCGGCCATCATTGCGGCCCTTTATGGGTCTTCCTGGCTCCTTGTCTCCGGCCCGACCACGGCAGCATCGGTTGTGCTCTACTCGGCGCTTTCTGTCTACGCGCCTCCTGGGACCCCTGAATATGTGCAACTGGCCTTGACACTCACCATGATGGTGGGCTTGGTGCAATTGATTATGGGGCTGGCCCGATTCGGTGCGCTGGTCAACTTCATCTCCCATTCCGTTGTCGTCGGCTTCACTGCGGGGGCGGCACTGCTGATCGCGGCCAGCCAGCTCAAGCACATCTTGGGTCTGATCATCCCCCGTACCCACCACTTTCATCAGACCATTCACGCAATTGTTCTCAACATTGAAGGGTTGAATCCGTATGCCCTTTCTGTGGGTGGAGTCACTATTATTGCGGGGATAGCGTGCAGGCGGCTCTGCCCCAAGTTTCCCTCCATGATTGCCTCTATGCTCCTGGGCAGTTTTTTTGCCCTTGGGCTGCAATTTTTTCTGGGCCACGAGACGGTACACATTGCAACGGTCGGCGCCCTGCCTGCAACCCTGCCGCCGCTCTCCGCCCCCCATTTCACCCTGGACATCTTTCGCAAACTTGCGCCTGTAGCCTTAGCGACCACCCTCTTTGCCCTCACCGAGGCGGTCTCCATTGCCCGCTCCCTTGCCGACCGTACCGGCCAGATCCTGGATGGCAACCAGGAGTTCATCGGCCAGGGGCTCTCCAACATTGTCGGCAGTTTCTTTTCCGGCTATGTGGCCACCGGCTCCTTTAACCGCAGCGGGCTCAACTATCAGGCGGGGGCCAAGACTCCCATGGCCGCCATCTTTGGAGGAGGCATCCTCATCATTTTAGGTGTATTAGTCGCGCCCCTCACCGCGTACCTGCCCAACGCGGTGATGTCAGGCATTTTGCTGGTCGTTGCCTGGAGTCTTTTTGACCTCCCCCATATCGTCAAAATTTATCGTACCAGCTTTTCCGAAGCAGTCATTCTCACCGTCACCTTTGTCGGCACTCTGGTCCTGGCCTTGGAATTTGCTATTCTGCTCGGTATCATGCTCTCACTGATGATTTACCTCAACCGAACCTCCCACCCCCATGTGCTTGTGCGCGTCCCGGATAAGAGCTATCCCTACCGCCCTTTCACCACGGATCCGAAGTTGCCGGAATGTCCACAACTCAAAATCGTCCGTATCGACGGTTCGCTCTACTTTGGGGCGGTCAACCATGTACGCGAGGAAATCCAACGTATCCGCGAGCAGTCACCGGAACAGAAAAATCTGCTTATCGTCGCGGAAGGGATGAACTTCATCGATATGGCTGGAGCTGAGTATCTGCTTCATCTCACCGAAGAGATCCGCCAGAACGGCGGGACGCTCTATATGCTCGGGGTCAAGGAAGGCATCTGCACCCACTTTCGCCTCTTCAAATATTTTCTAGAAATAGGAACGGACAATATTTTTGAGACCAAACCCGAGGCTATCGCAGAGATTTACCCCCGGCTGGATCACAGCCTGTGCAAAAACTGCAAAGCACGCATTTTTCTGGAATGTGAGAGTGAATTGAGCAGCGAGAAAATTGCCGAGGCACTTTCGTGA
- a CDS encoding fatty acid--CoA ligase encodes MTATLIQRTASAYDYPLLIKNLFLAPTVDNPQQEIVYRDQMRYTYKDMRARVHRLANALSELGVKPGDTVAVMDWDSHRYLECFFAVPMLGAVLHTINVRLSPEQILYTVDHAEDDYILVNDEFLPILEQIKGRIDTVKKYVLLTDLDEPPKTLLPLAGEYEAMLTVAAPHHDFADFDENTRATTFYTTGTTGMPKGVYFSHRQLVLHTLGNLAALGTPVSQGRLHQGDVYMPLTPMFHVHAWGLPYVATSLGVKQVYPGKYSPGPILELIAREGVTFSHCVPTIMHMLIIHPRFSETDLSKWKILIGGSALTKTMCAKVLAAGADVFTGYGMSETCPILTIAHVNKDDLNDDEDLALRCKTGRPIPLVQMRLVDEELEDVPFDGEQVGELVVRAPWLTQGYLKDQRNSENLWKGGYLHTGDVAHINEERYVTITDRIKDVIKTGGEWLSSLELEDVLGLHPAVAEVAVIGMLDNKWGERPLALVVAKEEQDAPTPRQLVSHINNFIEKGLLSKQAMLLKVKIVESIDKTSVGKIDKKNLRVKYL; translated from the coding sequence ATGACCGCGACCCTGATCCAGCGCACTGCCTCGGCCTACGATTACCCGCTTCTAATTAAAAACCTTTTTCTCGCCCCCACGGTTGATAATCCACAACAGGAAATCGTCTACCGTGATCAGATGCGCTACACCTACAAGGATATGCGTGCGCGGGTTCACCGTCTGGCGAATGCACTGAGCGAGCTTGGAGTCAAACCGGGCGACACAGTCGCCGTCATGGATTGGGATTCTCATCGCTACCTGGAGTGTTTTTTTGCTGTCCCCATGCTGGGAGCAGTCCTGCACACCATCAATGTGCGCCTTTCCCCGGAACAGATTCTCTACACCGTGGACCACGCCGAGGATGATTACATTTTGGTCAACGATGAATTCCTGCCGATTTTGGAACAGATCAAAGGCCGCATTGATACAGTGAAAAAGTACGTCCTCCTCACCGATCTGGACGAGCCCCCCAAGACATTGCTGCCTCTGGCTGGTGAATACGAGGCAATGCTTACTGTAGCTGCTCCCCATCACGATTTTGCTGATTTTGACGAAAATACCCGGGCAACCACCTTCTACACCACCGGGACCACTGGCATGCCCAAGGGCGTCTATTTCAGCCATCGCCAGTTAGTTTTGCATACACTCGGTAATCTAGCCGCTTTGGGGACCCCTGTCTCCCAGGGACGCCTCCATCAGGGCGATGTCTACATGCCCTTGACTCCCATGTTTCATGTACATGCCTGGGGCCTTCCCTATGTGGCCACCTCACTGGGAGTCAAACAGGTATATCCTGGTAAATATTCACCAGGTCCCATTCTTGAACTCATTGCCCGCGAAGGAGTCACCTTCTCCCACTGCGTACCGACAATCATGCACATGCTCATTATCCATCCAAGATTTTCCGAGACGGACCTCAGCAAGTGGAAAATCCTCATTGGTGGCTCAGCTCTGACCAAGACCATGTGCGCCAAAGTGCTGGCGGCCGGTGCAGATGTCTTCACGGGTTATGGTATGTCAGAAACCTGCCCCATCCTCACTATTGCCCATGTGAACAAAGATGATCTCAATGACGATGAAGACCTGGCCCTGCGTTGCAAGACCGGACGCCCCATCCCCCTGGTGCAGATGCGATTGGTCGATGAAGAATTAGAAGATGTCCCCTTTGACGGAGAGCAGGTAGGAGAATTGGTTGTCCGTGCACCCTGGTTAACCCAAGGCTACCTCAAGGATCAGCGCAATTCGGAAAATCTGTGGAAGGGTGGCTACCTCCATACGGGGGATGTGGCCCATATCAATGAAGAGCGCTACGTCACCATCACCGACCGCATCAAGGATGTGATTAAAACCGGTGGCGAATGGCTGAGTTCCTTGGAACTTGAGGACGTACTGGGACTGCACCCGGCAGTGGCCGAGGTAGCCGTGATCGGCATGCTGGATAACAAGTGGGGCGAACGCCCTCTGGCGCTGGTTGTGGCCAAAGAAGAACAGGACGCTCCCACCCCACGCCAGCTGGTGAGTCATATCAATAATTTTATTGAAAAAGGGCTGCTTTCCAAGCAGGCAATGCTCTTAAAAGTCAAGATAGTGGAAAGCATCGATAAGACCAGTGTCGGTAAAATTGACAAAAAGAACCTACGGGTGAAATACCTTTAA
- a CDS encoding ABC transporter substrate-binding protein gives MKFGSKILIGALLLAMAACSVHAETLKIGYSDWPGWVAWDIAQRKGFFKKHGVDVELKWFEYVASMDAFAAGKVDAVCVANGDALVLSASGAKNIMILVNDYSNGNDKIVAKPGIKSVKDLKGKKIGVELGVVSHLLLINALQENGLSDKDVTLVNVPTHQTAQVLASGDVDAIVAWQPNSGQALKFVPGSTAVYTSANAPGLIYDTLTVSPASLMKNRAEWQKVVAAWYDVVAYMQDPANEKEMLEILSSRVDLKPEEYKPFLLGTKILSLPESLAVLQKGADLTSLYGSSENVNTFFVANKVYTEPVKVKKTIDSSFTKAFSTK, from the coding sequence ATGAAGTTTGGCTCTAAAATCCTGATTGGCGCACTTCTCCTTGCAATGGCTGCCTGCAGCGTCCATGCGGAGACACTGAAAATTGGCTACAGCGACTGGCCTGGTTGGGTGGCCTGGGATATCGCCCAACGTAAAGGTTTTTTCAAGAAACACGGGGTGGATGTTGAGCTCAAGTGGTTTGAATATGTAGCCTCCATGGACGCCTTTGCCGCTGGCAAGGTGGACGCTGTCTGCGTGGCCAATGGCGACGCCCTGGTGCTTTCCGCATCTGGCGCCAAAAACATCATGATTCTGGTCAATGACTACAGCAACGGCAACGATAAGATCGTTGCCAAACCCGGTATCAAGTCTGTTAAAGATCTGAAAGGTAAAAAGATCGGGGTTGAGCTGGGCGTGGTCAGTCATCTCCTGTTGATCAATGCCCTTCAGGAAAACGGGTTGAGCGATAAAGACGTCACCCTGGTCAACGTCCCCACCCACCAGACCGCCCAGGTCCTGGCCTCCGGCGATGTGGATGCTATTGTTGCCTGGCAGCCCAACTCCGGTCAGGCGCTCAAGTTCGTCCCCGGTTCCACCGCTGTCTACACCAGCGCCAACGCGCCTGGTCTGATCTACGACACCCTGACAGTTTCTCCCGCTTCCCTGATGAAGAACCGTGCCGAATGGCAAAAGGTAGTTGCCGCCTGGTATGACGTGGTTGCCTATATGCAGGATCCGGCCAATGAAAAAGAGATGCTGGAGATCCTCTCCTCGCGCGTTGATCTCAAACCTGAAGAATACAAACCCTTCCTCCTGGGAACCAAAATTCTTTCCCTGCCCGAGTCTCTGGCGGTGCTGCAAAAGGGTGCAGATCTTACAAGCCTCTATGGTTCCAGCGAGAATGTGAACACCTTTTTTGTGGCCAACAAAGTGTATACCGAGCCGGTCAAGGTCAAGAAAACCATCGACAGTTCGTTTACCAAAGCGTTTTCAACTAAATAA
- a CDS encoding ABC transporter permease subunit: MSWFVIQKDLPPRKRAVLMLLSFVLPIVLWSVVSYVPVVWHPMMEVTDPGDSPYLEQGQLIKRDIFAQENQRLLDNGDAPIQGFRANPVYLPAPHEVLVAVYTAFKTPPRRPSEPWLHQSLAHSIRVVFYGFLLSSVIGVPLGIFCGVFSFFSKLFEPFFEFFRYMPAPVFGALAVAILGINDGPKIAIIFIGTFFQQVLVIANTTRQMDPSLLEAAQTLGAKGPTLLRKVVLPAIAPTVFLDMRILLGWAWTYLIVAEVIGTSTGITWFITQQAKYLVYENVYAAILLIGVIGLGTDMLLAWLGRNLFVWSGGKRGPFFQFLHELVTGPWDEPFTFVQKRRERNARY; this comes from the coding sequence ATGTCCTGGTTTGTCATTCAGAAGGATCTGCCGCCGCGAAAGAGGGCAGTGCTCATGCTGCTCTCCTTTGTGCTGCCCATAGTGCTCTGGTCGGTGGTCAGCTACGTGCCCGTTGTCTGGCACCCGATGATGGAAGTAACCGACCCCGGCGACAGCCCCTATCTGGAGCAAGGCCAGTTGATCAAGCGTGATATCTTTGCCCAGGAGAATCAGCGGTTACTGGATAACGGTGATGCACCCATTCAAGGGTTTCGGGCCAACCCGGTGTATCTGCCTGCCCCCCATGAGGTTCTGGTTGCGGTCTATACCGCTTTCAAGACGCCTCCTCGGAGGCCGAGCGAACCTTGGCTCCACCAGAGCCTGGCCCACAGTATCCGGGTGGTCTTTTACGGGTTTCTCCTTTCCTCGGTGATCGGTGTTCCCCTGGGTATATTTTGCGGTGTGTTTAGTTTTTTTTCCAAGCTCTTTGAACCCTTTTTCGAATTTTTCCGTTACATGCCGGCGCCGGTTTTCGGCGCCCTGGCTGTGGCCATTCTCGGCATCAACGACGGGCCGAAGATCGCAATCATCTTTATTGGTACCTTTTTTCAGCAGGTGTTGGTGATCGCCAATACCACCCGGCAGATGGATCCCTCGCTGTTGGAGGCGGCCCAGACCCTGGGAGCCAAGGGGCCGACCTTGCTGCGTAAGGTGGTTTTACCTGCCATCGCGCCCACAGTCTTTCTGGATATGCGTATTCTTCTAGGCTGGGCCTGGACCTACCTGATTGTGGCCGAGGTGATCGGGACCAGTACCGGAATTACCTGGTTTATCACCCAGCAGGCCAAGTATCTGGTCTACGAAAATGTGTATGCAGCCATCCTCCTGATTGGGGTGATTGGCCTGGGCACGGATATGCTGCTCGCCTGGCTGGGGCGTAACCTTTTTGTCTGGAGTGGTGGCAAACGTGGCCCCTTCTTCCAGTTCCTCCATGAGTTGGTCACCGGCCCCTGGGATGAACCCTTTACCTTTGTTCAAAAGAGAAGAGAACGCAATGCACGCTATTGA